In Argiope bruennichi chromosome 4, qqArgBrue1.1, whole genome shotgun sequence, a single window of DNA contains:
- the LOC129966231 gene encoding uncharacterized protein LOC129966231, whose translation MGSSKRGPFGGRRIVPKTLTVPNHDSFFVVKRVSEKNENFNSVSPFLVQRAFTATVGEVSSIRKMRSGDLLVEVNSKKQAQQILKLKALATIPVTVSPHTSLNYSKGVITCGELFNVPLEEISAELKHQGVTNVQQISIRRDGQILPTKHYILTFHSPTLPEFIYAGYIKLPVRHYIPNPLRCFQCQRFGHSKANCRGTLTCARCAEKGHDMKIKEALSYPEARKKILSQTPTPGLSYASAVQKSFCVNCTCQNCLKNPSHSKTNTKTSDSDSGSNTNTTLEIRRPEKALRKSKSQNSLKLKLSKRGLSKTSLPSKLKLSKGQKSVALGLATQSIVHKDLTSIFGEAPKSPELIALHPSEEEDEEMSCDVSQHSNTVSNTFKTKRTS comes from the exons atgggctcctccaaacgcgGTCCCTTCGGTGGGCGTCGTATCGTTCCAAAAACTTTAACTGTTCCAAATCACGATTCCTTTTTTGTTGTCAAGCGTGTTTccgagaaaaatgaaaattttaattctgtatcacCTTTCCTCGTACAGAGGGCATTCACAGCAACAGTAGGCGAGGTTTCTTCAATCCGAAAAATGCGTTCTGGCGACTTGCTGGTTGAAGTGAATTCaaaaaagcaagcccagcaaatattaaaattgaaagcttTAGCTACCATTCCCGTTACAGTCAGTCCACACACgtcattaaattattctaaaggcGTTATAACCTGCGGGGAACTGTTTAATGTTCCCCTTGAAGAAATATCTGCAGAACTAAAACATCAAGGTGTCACTAATGTACAACAGATCTCTATACGGCGGGATGGCCAAATCCTTCCCACTAAACATTATATACTTACTTTCCATAGTCCAACTTTACCAGAATTTATTTATGCAGGCTACATTAAATTACCAGTAAGACATTATATTCCTAACCCGTTGAGATGTTTTCAGTGTCAGCGTTTCGGCCACTCTAAAGCCAATTGCCGTGGGACtctcacttgcgcccgctgtgctgaAAAAGGGCACGATA tgaaaataaaagaagCCTTATCTTACCCTGAagccagaaagaaaattttatctcaaacacCGACTCCCGGTCTGAGTTATGCCTCCGCCGTACAGAAATCGTTTTGCGTAAACTGTACGTGCCAGAACTGTCTCAAAAATCCTAGCCattctaaaacaaatacaaaaacatcGGATTCCGATTCTGGATCAAACACCAACACCACTTTAGAAATTCGTAGACCTGAAAAGgctttaagaaaatcaaaatctcaaaattctctGAAGTTGAAGCTTTCAAAACGTGGCCTCTCAAAAACAAGTTTGCCTTCTAAGTTGAAATTGTCTAAAGGTCAGAAATCCGTCGCCTTGGGACTTGCGACGCAGAGCATAGTCCATAAGGACTTGACATCTATTTTTGGTGAAGCACCCAAAAGTCCTGAACTTATCGCGCTTCATCCGTctgaagaagaggatgaagaaatgagttgcgatgtctCGCAACACTCAAACACCGTCTCCAATACCTTTAAAACCAAAAGAACCTCTTAA